A stretch of the Nothobranchius furzeri strain GRZ-AD chromosome 5, NfurGRZ-RIMD1, whole genome shotgun sequence genome encodes the following:
- the LOC107395817 gene encoding C-reactive protein isoform X3 produces MGLSSVIFILFSTALTGSMAIKSLISPQATHFSYVEVTLQKPLSLMAFTLCMRVATELRGEREIILFAYRIPSHDELNVWRELDGWFSIYIGGEGVHFHIPELSSMQTQLCVTWDSSSGAAAFFINDKKSLTKIFKRGHIIRSEGRIVLGQDPDAFLGGFDVKQSFVGEILDVNLWDYVLSDTEVQDTFVRKRGNVIDWETTQLNINGEVVVVDVQL; encoded by the exons ATGGGGCTTTCATCTGTTATTTTCATCCTCTTTTCAACAGCATTGACTG GAAGTATGGCCATCAAAAGCCTGATTTCCCCCCAAGCCACACACTTCAGTTATGTTGAAGTGACTCTTCAGAAACCCCTCAGCCTGATGGCATTCACACTATGCATGAGAGTGGCCACAGAGCTCCGTGGTGAGAGAGAAATCATCCTGTTTGCCTACCGAATTCCGAGTCATGATGAGCTGAATGTGTGGCGTGAGCTGGACGGATG GTTTTCCATCTACATAGGTGGAGAAGGAGTTCATTTCCACATCCCAGAGCTCAGCTCCATGCAGACTCAGCTGTGTGTCACCTGGGATTCCAGTTCAGGTGCAGCAGCCTTCTTCATCAATGACAAAAAAAGTTTGACCAAAATCTTCAAAAGGGGTCACATCATCAGATCAGAAGGCAGGATTGTCCTCGGTCAGGATCCAGATGCATTCTTAGGTGGCTTTGATGTCAAGCAGAGTTTTGTTGGGGAGATTCTTGATGTGAACTTGTGGGACTATGTTCTGTCAGACACAGAAGTACAAGACACGTTTGTTCGGAAAAGGGGAAATGTTATTGACTGGGAAACCACTCAGCTCAATATCAATGGTGAGGTTGTGGTTGTTGATGTCCAGCTATAA
- the LOC107395817 gene encoding C-reactive protein isoform X2, which translates to MGLSSVIFILFSTALTVSNFSLAGSMAIKSLISPQATHFSYVEVTLQKPLSLMAFTLCMRVATELRGEREIILFAYRIPSHDELNVWRELDGWFSIYIGGEGVHFHIPELSSMQTQLCVTWDSSSGAAAFFINDKKSLTKIFKRGHIIRSEGRIVLGQDPDAFLGGFDVKQSFVGEILDVNLWDYVLSDTEVQDTFVRKRGNVIDWETTQLNINEKTE; encoded by the exons ATGGGGCTTTCATCTGTTATTTTCATCCTCTTTTCAACAGCATTGACTG TATCAAATTTTTCTCTTGCAGGAAGTATGGCCATCAAAAGCCTGATTTCCCCCCAAGCCACACACTTCAGTTATGTTGAAGTGACTCTTCAGAAACCCCTCAGCCTGATGGCATTCACACTATGCATGAGAGTGGCCACAGAGCTCCGTGGTGAGAGAGAAATCATCCTGTTTGCCTACCGAATTCCGAGTCATGATGAGCTGAATGTGTGGCGTGAGCTGGACGGATG GTTTTCCATCTACATAGGTGGAGAAGGAGTTCATTTCCACATCCCAGAGCTCAGCTCCATGCAGACTCAGCTGTGTGTCACCTGGGATTCCAGTTCAGGTGCAGCAGCCTTCTTCATCAATGACAAAAAAAGTTTGACCAAAATCTTCAAAAGGGGTCACATCATCAGATCAGAAGGCAGGATTGTCCTCGGTCAGGATCCAGATGCATTCTTAGGTGGCTTTGATGTCAAGCAGAGTTTTGTTGGGGAGATTCTTGATGTGAACTTGTGGGACTATGTTCTGTCAGACACAGAAGTACAAGACACGTTTGTTCGGAAAAGGGGAAATGTTATTGACTGGGAAACCACTCAGCTCAATATCAATG AGAAAACAGAGTAG
- the LOC107395817 gene encoding C-reactive protein isoform X1 produces the protein MGLSSVIFILFSTALTVSNFSLAGSMAIKSLISPQATHFSYVEVTLQKPLSLMAFTLCMRVATELRGEREIILFAYRIPSHDELNVWRELDGWFSIYIGGEGVHFHIPELSSMQTQLCVTWDSSSGAAAFFINDKKSLTKIFKRGHIIRSEGRIVLGQDPDAFLGGFDVKQSFVGEILDVNLWDYVLSDTEVQDTFVRKRGNVIDWETTQLNINGEVVVVDVQL, from the exons ATGGGGCTTTCATCTGTTATTTTCATCCTCTTTTCAACAGCATTGACTG TATCAAATTTTTCTCTTGCAGGAAGTATGGCCATCAAAAGCCTGATTTCCCCCCAAGCCACACACTTCAGTTATGTTGAAGTGACTCTTCAGAAACCCCTCAGCCTGATGGCATTCACACTATGCATGAGAGTGGCCACAGAGCTCCGTGGTGAGAGAGAAATCATCCTGTTTGCCTACCGAATTCCGAGTCATGATGAGCTGAATGTGTGGCGTGAGCTGGACGGATG GTTTTCCATCTACATAGGTGGAGAAGGAGTTCATTTCCACATCCCAGAGCTCAGCTCCATGCAGACTCAGCTGTGTGTCACCTGGGATTCCAGTTCAGGTGCAGCAGCCTTCTTCATCAATGACAAAAAAAGTTTGACCAAAATCTTCAAAAGGGGTCACATCATCAGATCAGAAGGCAGGATTGTCCTCGGTCAGGATCCAGATGCATTCTTAGGTGGCTTTGATGTCAAGCAGAGTTTTGTTGGGGAGATTCTTGATGTGAACTTGTGGGACTATGTTCTGTCAGACACAGAAGTACAAGACACGTTTGTTCGGAAAAGGGGAAATGTTATTGACTGGGAAACCACTCAGCTCAATATCAATGGTGAGGTTGTGGTTGTTGATGTCCAGCTATAA